A segment of the Actinomyces sp. oral taxon 171 str. F0337 genome:
GATCGCGACGTCCGCGAGGAGCTCCACCCCGAGGATCTCGGCGGCGCGCTCGCAGGCGGCTCGCCTGGCCCCGTACTGGCCGTCATCCAGGGAGTGCTTGGCCTTGGTGTCGATGACCAGGAGGGCCAGCCCCTCGGCGGCCAGGTCGAAGGGCACGTGGGTCACCGAGCCGTCGCGGCAGTCCAGCTCCAGTGCGTGGCCCTCTCGGCAGCGCAGGGATGCCGACTGGTCCATGCCACCGGTCGGGGCTCCGGCCATCTCGTTCTCCGTGCGCACGCAGTTGGTCACCAGGCGGGCGCGCCCGGCGTCGTCGGGCTCCTCAGGGGGCCCGGCCAGGCCCAGGTGCGCGACCTCGTCAATGGCGACGGCCGCCGAGCACTCCAGGGCCGCCGAGGAGGACAGCCCGCCTCCCAGAGGCACGCAGGAGACCAGGGCGGCGTCGAAGCCGGGCAGGTCCTCGAACCCGTCGCGCTCCAGGGACCAGGCGACGCCGGCGATGTAGGAGGCCCAGTGCTCCACCTCCCCGGGGGATCCCTTCGGGCCGATCGTGTCAAGGTCCATGACGTCGACCTTCTCCCGGGTCTGGGGAGAGACCAGGCGTACGACGCGGTTGTCGCGGCGGCGCAGCGCTAGGTGCGCCCGGTGGGGCAGGGCGATGGGCAGGGCCAGGCCGCCGTTGTAGTCAGTGTGCTCGCCAATGATGTTGACGCGCCCGGGCGCGTACCAGACGCCATCGGGCTCGGCCTCGAAGACCTCGCGGAACAGGTCGGTCGCGGCCTCGGCGCCCTCCTGCGGGCTCAGTGCAGGGGCGAAGACGGGAGCATCGTTGGTCATCGTGGTCTCCTGTGATGGGTTGTTCTGTGAGTGAGCGGACGGGCTGTGGCGGGGCGGGGTCAGGTGGCGATGGTCAGGCGGGTGCCGGCCTGGTGCAGGGCGTCAACGCTGTCGGCGTCGGGCTCGGCCTCGGTCACCAGGACCCCGATGTCCCTAGTGGCGCAGAAGGAGCGCAGCCCCAGGACCCCCCACTTGGAGGAGTCCAGTGTGGCCACCACTGTGCGCCCGGCGGCGACCAGCGCCTGGTTGGCGGAGGCCTCCTGCAGGTTGGGGGTCATGAGCCCGGCCTCGGGAGTGAAGCCGTGGGCGCCCAGGAAGACCCACTCCACGCGCATCGTGCGCAGCGCGTCGACGGCCACCAGCCCCACCAGGGCGTTCGACGGCGTGCGCTCACCCCCGGTGATGACCACCGTGGGGGCGTCGCGGTTCTCGGCGCGGGCGGTGTCGGCGGCGTCGAAGAGCACCTGCGCGGCGGGCAGCGAGTTCGTGATGACGGTCAGGGTGGGGAAGTGCTCCAGCTCGGTCAGGGCCTGGGCGAGTGCGAGGGTGGTGGTCCCGGCCGACAGCGCCAGGGAGTCCCCGGGGCGGACCATGGCGGCCGCCGCCTGGCCGATGCGGCGCTTGACCTCCAGGTTGAGGGTCGACTTGGCGGTGAATCGCGGTTCGAGGGTGGTGGGGCCGGCCGCCACCGCTCCGCCGTGGACGCGTTCAACCAGTCCCTGGGTGACGAGCTCGGTGATGTCACGGCGCACGGTCATCTCGGAGATCCCCAGCTCATCGACGACGTCGGCCACGCGGACCCCGCCGGTGGTCGCGACCCGCTCCAGGATGTGCTCCTGGCGCTGACGGGCGAGCATCGGGGCCGGGCGGGGCGATCCGACGGCGGAGGCTGAGGTGCCGGGTTGCATGGGGCCAGTCTGCCAGACCTCAGCGCCGAAAACGCCATGTTCGCACGTTCCCGCACAGAGTCGCACAGGCGGTGATGGTCGCCGATGTGTCGCCCGTTCGGTCGGTCATGGCACACTCATCCCGCTCGTGCCGCGCTCCCGGCTGGGATAACAAGGGCATGACACGGTAATGTGTCCGGGTCGCCCTCATGGGCACGCGTTCTCCGGACGCAGGTTTTCACATCAGCCCGATCAACCCGTCATCCCGTAGGAGCCCAGGAGTCATGCAGATCCCCGCGCCAGACGCGCACCAGTGCGTCATCGGTGTGGCCATCGCCCTGCCCTTCCACTACGCCGCCCAGGTGCGAGCGGTGCGGGAGGCCGCCGGGGATCCTCTGGCCGAGGTCGTGCCGCCTCATATCACGCTGCTGCCGCCCACGGCCGTTGACGTCGACTCCCTCGACGAGGTCATGCGGCACCTGCGTGACGTGGCTGCCGGGACGAGTCCCTTCGAGGTGCGTCTCGACGAGGTCGGCACCTTCCGGCCCGTCAGCCCCGTGGTCTACCTCGGTCTGCGCAGCGGTGCGGAGGAGTGCGATCGTCTTCAGATGCGGGTCCGTCACCGCCGGGGTCCCCTGGCCCGTTCGCTCAGCTTCCCCTTCCACCCGCACGTGACCCTGGCCCACGATATCGCCGAGGACGGCCTCGAAACCGCCGCGAGGAAGGGAGCGGATCTGACTATGGACTTCACCGTCACCAAGCTTCATCTCTACCGCCACCGCAGCCGGCCCTCTCGCCACACTTGTAGCGGGTACCCGGCTTCGGAGGGGGTTTGGGACGTGGTTGCCGCCTTCGCCTTCGGAGGCTCCCTCGCCTCCGACGCCTCCGCTGACAGTGAGGCAACCGCAGCATCGGTGACCTCCTCGACTCCGGTGGTCTCGCTGTGATCGAGCGCGTCAAGGAGCTGCTGGCGGCCGGACGGCGCACGCGGGTCGGCCGGGCCCTGATCCGCTACGGCACGGCGCGCGGTGCGCTCATGGCCGGAGGGATCGCCTACACGGGCATGTTCTCGGTCTTCGCCGTGCTCGTCATCGGCGTGAGCATGCTCATGGCGATGCTCGGTCATTATCCCACCATCCGGGCGGCCGTCGTGGACTCCATCAACTCGCTGCTGCCCGGTGTCATCGACACCGGCAACGGCCAGGGGATGGTGTCGGTCGAGCAGCTGACGC
Coding sequences within it:
- the galK gene encoding galactokinase; translation: MTNDAPVFAPALSPQEGAEAATDLFREVFEAEPDGVWYAPGRVNIIGEHTDYNGGLALPIALPHRAHLALRRRDNRVVRLVSPQTREKVDVMDLDTIGPKGSPGEVEHWASYIAGVAWSLERDGFEDLPGFDAALVSCVPLGGGLSSSAALECSAAVAIDEVAHLGLAGPPEEPDDAGRARLVTNCVRTENEMAGAPTGGMDQSASLRCREGHALELDCRDGSVTHVPFDLAAEGLALLVIDTKAKHSLDDGQYGARRAACERAAEILGVELLADVAIADLPGALERLAATDADDADELVKRTRHVVTEIDRTRRLVALLQNGRPLRGEKLAEAGRLMDASHESLRVDYECTCPELDVAVEAARAAGAHGARMTGGGFGGSAIALVDADAVHAVATAVADAYRREGFNPPAFLDAVPAAPAGRLA
- a CDS encoding DeoR/GlpR family DNA-binding transcription regulator, whose amino-acid sequence is MLARQRQEHILERVATTGGVRVADVVDELGISEMTVRRDITELVTQGLVERVHGGAVAAGPTTLEPRFTAKSTLNLEVKRRIGQAAAAMVRPGDSLALSAGTTTLALAQALTELEHFPTLTVITNSLPAAQVLFDAADTARAENRDAPTVVITGGERTPSNALVGLVAVDALRTMRVEWVFLGAHGFTPEAGLMTPNLQEASANQALVAAGRTVVATLDSSKWGVLGLRSFCATRDIGVLVTEAEPDADSVDALHQAGTRLTIAT
- a CDS encoding 2'-5' RNA ligase family protein, which produces MQIPAPDAHQCVIGVAIALPFHYAAQVRAVREAAGDPLAEVVPPHITLLPPTAVDVDSLDEVMRHLRDVAAGTSPFEVRLDEVGTFRPVSPVVYLGLRSGAEECDRLQMRVRHRRGPLARSLSFPFHPHVTLAHDIAEDGLETAARKGADLTMDFTVTKLHLYRHRSRPSRHTCSGYPASEGVWDVVAAFAFGGSLASDASADSEATAASVTSSTPVVSL